A part of Aquaspirillum sp. LM1 genomic DNA contains:
- a CDS encoding branched-chain amino acid ABC transporter permease, translating into MQARTQASRSHLGLILLIAGLAVLPWLLPNSFYLDLVIRMAINAIIVLGLNLLIGFAGQISLGHAGFLGIGAYASAVLPSHFGWHPLLAMLAGMLITGALAGLVARPIFRLKGHYLAMATLGLGIIINIAVRNEAQWTGGPDGMPVPVFELFGFALSGDRSWYWVVAVLLVASVWMSQNLMDSPFGRALRALHGSEVASRGVGVDVVRYKVAIFVLSAMFASLMGSITAHYVGFVTPNLADFFHSIELVTMVVIGGMASVYGSLIGAMLLTALPQLLATFEGWETVAFGSILMLCMIFMPKGLVPTLAAKFGKGG; encoded by the coding sequence ATGCAAGCACGTACTCAAGCTTCCCGCTCCCATCTGGGCCTGATTCTGCTGATTGCCGGCCTGGCCGTCTTGCCCTGGCTGCTGCCCAACAGCTTTTACCTTGATCTGGTCATCCGCATGGCGATCAACGCCATTATCGTGCTCGGGCTTAACCTGTTGATTGGCTTTGCCGGGCAAATCAGCCTGGGCCATGCCGGTTTTCTGGGCATTGGCGCGTATGCCTCGGCGGTGCTGCCCAGCCACTTTGGCTGGCATCCGTTGCTGGCCATGCTGGCTGGCATGCTGATCACCGGCGCGCTGGCCGGGCTGGTGGCGCGGCCGATTTTCCGGCTGAAGGGCCATTACCTGGCGATGGCCACCCTCGGGCTGGGCATCATCATCAATATTGCCGTGCGCAACGAAGCACAGTGGACTGGCGGCCCGGATGGCATGCCGGTGCCGGTGTTCGAGCTGTTTGGCTTTGCTCTGTCGGGTGACCGCAGCTGGTACTGGGTGGTGGCGGTGTTGCTGGTGGCCAGTGTGTGGATGTCACAAAACCTGATGGACTCCCCTTTTGGCCGCGCCCTGCGCGCGCTGCATGGCTCGGAAGTGGCGTCGCGCGGGGTGGGGGTGGACGTGGTGCGCTACAAGGTGGCCATTTTTGTCCTGTCAGCGATGTTTGCCAGCCTGATGGGCAGCATCACCGCGCATTACGTCGGCTTTGTCACCCCCAATCTGGCTGATTTTTTCCATTCGATCGAGCTGGTCACCATGGTGGTGATTGGCGGCATGGCGTCGGTGTATGGCTCGCTGATCGGTGCCATGCTGCTGACCGCGCTGCCCCAGCTGCTGGCCACGTTTGAAGGCTGGGAAACCGTGGCGTTTGGCAGCATCCTGATGTTGTGCATGATTTTCATGCCCAAAGGGCTGGTGCCCACGCTGGCCGCCAAATTTGGCAAGGGGGGATGA
- a CDS encoding restriction endonuclease subunit S, with the protein MKLSDLIDFNPKRPLEKGALTPFIEMADLPEGERDVSGIGSRVFNGGGSKFKNGDTLFARITPCLENGKTAKVSGLPSNAVSHGSTEFIVMAAKDPSIDEDFVYYVARHPDFRAYAKGRMEGTSGRQRVSWQAIADYDIPDFSSLERSGIGSVLSSMDNLISNNRRVTQALEAMARTLFKAWFVDFEPVRAKLEGRWQRGQSLPGLPAHLYDVFPDRLVESELGEIPEGWQMRSLDSIASYLNGLALQKFPPESETEFLPVIKIAQLRAGNTTGADKASTQIKSEYVVVDGDVLFSWSGSLEVEVWNGGRGALNQHLFKVTSNEVPKWFYFFATRQHLSDFRAIAAGKATTMGHIQRKHLTEARIAVAPPESMKKFDAVIASQFDQLVSSAQQSRALAQLRDTLLPKLVSGELRVPDVERIVGAAV; encoded by the coding sequence ATGAAGCTGTCCGATTTGATCGATTTCAACCCGAAGCGTCCGCTCGAAAAGGGTGCCCTTACGCCATTCATTGAGATGGCGGATTTGCCTGAGGGAGAGCGAGATGTCTCAGGGATCGGTAGCCGTGTATTCAACGGTGGCGGCAGCAAATTCAAGAACGGCGACACGCTATTCGCCCGGATTACACCTTGCCTCGAAAACGGTAAAACCGCGAAGGTGAGCGGTCTGCCCAGCAACGCCGTTAGTCATGGCTCGACCGAATTCATCGTCATGGCCGCGAAAGACCCAAGCATTGATGAAGATTTTGTCTATTACGTTGCGAGGCATCCCGACTTTCGAGCCTATGCGAAGGGCCGTATGGAAGGAACCTCCGGGCGACAAAGGGTCTCTTGGCAAGCAATCGCAGATTACGATATTCCTGACTTTTCCAGCCTTGAGCGAAGTGGAATCGGAAGTGTTTTGTCATCGATGGACAACCTCATATCCAACAATCGCCGGGTCACTCAAGCGTTGGAGGCGATGGCACGCACCTTATTCAAGGCGTGGTTCGTGGACTTCGAGCCGGTGCGCGCCAAGCTGGAAGGCCGCTGGCAGCGTGGACAATCGCTGCCCGGCCTACCTGCGCACCTCTACGACGTCTTTCCCGACCGACTCGTCGAATCGGAGTTGGGGGAGATTCCGGAGGGCTGGCAGATGCGTTCGCTTGACTCGATTGCGAGCTATCTCAATGGCCTTGCGCTACAAAAATTTCCGCCCGAAAGCGAAACCGAGTTCCTTCCGGTCATCAAGATCGCACAACTGCGCGCTGGAAATACGACTGGAGCAGACAAGGCGAGCACGCAAATTAAGTCTGAATATGTCGTCGTCGACGGCGACGTGCTGTTCTCGTGGTCGGGCTCCCTCGAGGTTGAAGTGTGGAATGGTGGGCGGGGCGCATTGAACCAGCATCTGTTTAAGGTTACGTCCAACGAGGTGCCAAAGTGGTTCTACTTCTTCGCCACCCGTCAACATTTGTCGGATTTCCGCGCTATTGCCGCTGGCAAGGCCACCACGATGGGCCACATTCAGCGCAAACACCTCACGGAGGCTCGCATTGCTGTTGCACCACCGGAAAGCATGAAAAAGTTTGACGCCGTCATTGCTTCGCAATTTGATCAATTGGTCAGCAGCGCGCAGCAATCCCGCGCGCTCGCCCAACTCCGTGACACCCTTCTCCCGAAACTGGTTTCTGGTGAGCTGCGTGTACCGGATGTCGAGCGCATCGTCGGAGCGGCGGTATGA
- a CDS encoding ABC transporter ATP-binding protein produces MALLDVSHLSIQFGGVKAVQDVSFSIDAGIVYAVIGPNGAGKTTLFNLITGIYTPTQGEIRLNGEPIHGLAPDTLARRGMARTFQNLQICMNMLAIENVMVGAHLQLDRNLFKAAVRWPALARRDHQLREQAAEWMRFVGLDAYLDARADSMPYGALKRLEIARALAMQPKLIFLDEPAAGLNPKETQEVDALVRKVADAGVTVVLVEHDMKMVMNLSDRILVLDYGKKLAEGDRDAIRSNPEVIAAYLGAHA; encoded by the coding sequence ATGGCTTTACTTGATGTCAGCCACCTGTCGATTCAATTTGGCGGGGTCAAGGCGGTGCAGGATGTCAGTTTCAGTATTGACGCCGGGATTGTCTACGCGGTGATTGGCCCAAACGGGGCCGGCAAGACCACGCTGTTCAATCTGATTACCGGGATCTACACCCCCACCCAGGGTGAAATTCGCCTGAATGGCGAGCCGATTCATGGCCTGGCCCCCGACACCCTGGCCCGGCGCGGCATGGCGCGCACCTTCCAGAACCTGCAGATCTGCATGAATATGCTCGCCATCGAAAACGTGATGGTCGGTGCCCACCTGCAGCTTGACCGCAATCTGTTCAAGGCCGCCGTGCGCTGGCCGGCGCTGGCCCGGCGCGACCATCAGCTGCGTGAACAGGCGGCGGAGTGGATGCGCTTTGTCGGTCTGGACGCCTATCTGGATGCCCGCGCCGACAGCATGCCCTACGGCGCGCTCAAGCGCCTGGAAATTGCCCGGGCACTGGCCATGCAGCCCAAGCTGATTTTTCTGGATGAACCCGCCGCCGGGCTGAACCCGAAAGAAACCCAGGAGGTGGATGCGCTGGTGCGCAAGGTGGCCGACGCCGGGGTGACCGTGGTGCTGGTGGAGCACGACATGAAGATGGTGATGAATCTGTCCGACCGGATTCTGGTGCTCGACTACGGCAAAAAACTGGCCGAAGGCGATCGTGACGCCATCCGCAGCAACCCGGAGGTGATTGCCGCCTACCTGGGTGCCCACGCCTGA
- the paaY gene encoding phenylacetic acid degradation protein PaaY produces MHTLSVYALEGLIPVVHPSAYVHPSAVLIGDVIIGPDCYVGPCACLRGDFGRLILQAGANVQDTCVMHGFPGTDTVVEEEGHIGHGAVLHGCRVGRNALVGMNAVVMDHASVGESAIVAASAFVKAGMEIPPGVLVAGVPAKVVRPLTDTERQWKRDGTACYQALARRSLASMTATAPLTEVEANRPRVQWSMEEVVPLGVRKGR; encoded by the coding sequence ATGCACACTCTGTCTGTCTATGCCCTGGAAGGGCTGATCCCGGTGGTTCACCCCAGCGCCTATGTTCATCCCTCTGCCGTGCTGATTGGCGATGTGATCATCGGCCCGGACTGCTACGTAGGCCCATGCGCCTGCCTGCGCGGCGACTTTGGCCGGCTGATTCTGCAAGCCGGTGCCAATGTGCAGGACACCTGCGTGATGCATGGTTTTCCGGGCACCGACACCGTGGTGGAAGAAGAAGGCCATATCGGCCATGGCGCAGTGCTGCACGGCTGCCGGGTAGGGCGCAATGCGCTGGTGGGAATGAATGCGGTGGTGATGGACCACGCCAGCGTGGGCGAATCCGCCATCGTCGCCGCCTCGGCCTTCGTCAAAGCCGGCATGGAGATTCCGCCTGGCGTGCTGGTGGCCGGCGTGCCAGCCAAGGTGGTGCGCCCGCTGACCGACACCGAGCGGCAATGGAAACGCGACGGTACCGCCTGCTACCAGGCGCTGGCCCGCCGCAGCCTGGCCAGCATGACCGCCACCGCGCCGCTGACCGAGGTGGAAGCCAACCGGCCACGAGTGCAATGGTCGATGGAGGAGGTGGTGCCGCTGGGGGTGAGGAAGGGGCGGTGA
- a CDS encoding AAA family ATPase codes for MKLTRIAKLRLRVFRDFAWSKDLHPFAQFNVIYGWNGSGKTTLSGLLSLVEKKIALIEGDAELELDGATKVAGTAFASSPLPQVRVFNRDFVNATLSQAGGGIAPIYFLGEDSIEKQTRVEQLKKELATTDIKLRTAQTDKTRAESKLDDVCKDKAKLIKELLTTANSRTYNNYDKRNFRRAVEAMDAQQAMAATLTDEQKTPLHSQKNAQPKPLVEKVATPSIELDALTREVDTLVARSVVAQTLDELTSNAKLASWVQEGIHLHSGEHATDTCRFCQQPLQAGRRSALEAHFNDAFAIFQKDLAVLLSKLKAATQAVASLSLPDVSRFYEALASDVPSAGAMVVTAQSETQAALEVLIARVEAKRDQPFAPTATQTPAATKPSSITDAVAAFNEIVEKHNRISAEFTASVDSACKKLEASYVAEAHAEFVQLADAVKTATSKLEGIKATQASTQTQINELERAILEHRRPAEELTAELRAYLGRDELRFEVKGTGYALTRNGQYVANLSDGERTAIAFLYFLKSLQDRAFDLKNGIVVIDDPVSSLDDNALFSAFGYMKDRTKEAGQLFIFTHSFSFFRLVKNWFHHLPGQRKKKTEDRPGRFFLLRARCHANGSRTSELDHLDPLLEEYESEYQYLFKRVYEEAHRNDVVQLEHHYGLPNVARRLIEAFLAFRFPEMSGDLGPRLERVNFDNAKKTRILRLLNTYSHAGAIADPGHDLSLLAETQPVLRDTLEMMMAVDREHYDGLLKLVAIQPIEEQGEP; via the coding sequence ATGAAGTTGACGCGCATCGCCAAGCTACGGCTCCGAGTGTTTCGCGACTTTGCTTGGTCAAAGGATCTGCACCCATTCGCCCAGTTCAATGTCATCTACGGGTGGAATGGCAGTGGAAAGACGACGCTGTCTGGACTGCTTTCGCTTGTTGAGAAAAAAATCGCACTCATCGAGGGTGACGCGGAGCTGGAGCTCGACGGCGCGACCAAGGTAGCAGGAACCGCTTTTGCTTCGTCACCGCTTCCCCAAGTGCGCGTGTTTAACCGCGATTTCGTCAACGCCACCCTGTCGCAGGCGGGCGGCGGCATTGCGCCGATCTATTTTCTCGGCGAAGACAGTATTGAGAAACAGACGCGGGTTGAGCAGCTCAAGAAGGAGCTTGCCACGACCGACATCAAGTTGCGGACTGCGCAGACCGACAAGACAAGAGCAGAGTCGAAGCTGGACGATGTCTGTAAGGACAAGGCGAAGCTCATCAAGGAGCTGTTGACCACCGCGAACAGCCGGACCTACAACAACTATGACAAGCGAAATTTCAGGCGTGCCGTTGAAGCAATGGATGCGCAGCAGGCGATGGCCGCGACGCTGACCGACGAGCAGAAAACGCCGCTCCACAGCCAGAAGAACGCTCAGCCAAAGCCCCTTGTCGAGAAGGTCGCCACGCCATCTATCGAGCTTGATGCGCTGACGCGTGAGGTCGACACCTTGGTTGCACGCTCCGTCGTCGCGCAGACGCTTGATGAGCTGACCAGCAATGCCAAGCTTGCCTCATGGGTGCAGGAGGGGATTCATCTGCACTCAGGAGAACACGCAACCGACACTTGCCGCTTCTGCCAACAGCCGCTTCAGGCAGGGCGTCGCTCCGCGCTCGAAGCGCACTTCAACGATGCCTTCGCGATTTTCCAGAAAGACCTGGCCGTTCTTCTCTCAAAGCTGAAGGCAGCCACGCAGGCTGTGGCCTCGCTTTCGCTGCCCGATGTTTCGCGATTCTATGAAGCGCTCGCATCCGATGTGCCATCCGCAGGCGCAATGGTGGTGACGGCGCAGTCAGAGACCCAAGCCGCGCTCGAGGTCTTAATCGCGCGTGTCGAGGCAAAGCGCGATCAGCCGTTCGCACCGACTGCCACGCAGACACCAGCGGCGACGAAACCCTCCTCGATCACTGATGCAGTCGCTGCTTTCAACGAGATCGTAGAGAAGCACAACCGTATATCCGCAGAGTTCACGGCCTCGGTCGACAGTGCGTGCAAGAAGCTTGAGGCGTCGTATGTGGCCGAGGCACACGCCGAATTTGTCCAGCTCGCCGATGCGGTAAAGACCGCGACTTCGAAACTGGAAGGCATAAAAGCTACGCAGGCAAGCACCCAGACACAGATCAATGAACTGGAGCGTGCGATTCTCGAACACCGCCGCCCTGCCGAGGAGCTGACGGCAGAACTGCGCGCCTACCTTGGGCGCGACGAACTGCGCTTCGAGGTGAAGGGCACTGGCTACGCGCTGACCCGCAACGGCCAGTATGTAGCGAATTTGAGCGATGGAGAGCGTACGGCGATTGCGTTCCTCTATTTCCTCAAGTCGTTGCAGGACAGAGCATTCGACTTGAAGAACGGCATTGTGGTCATTGACGATCCGGTATCGAGCCTGGATGACAACGCTCTGTTCTCGGCCTTCGGCTACATGAAGGATCGCACCAAGGAAGCTGGGCAGCTGTTCATCTTTACCCACAGCTTTTCGTTTTTCCGGCTGGTGAAGAACTGGTTTCATCACCTGCCAGGACAACGGAAGAAAAAGACTGAAGACCGACCAGGCCGTTTCTTTCTGCTTCGCGCCCGGTGTCACGCCAACGGATCGCGCACAAGCGAATTGGACCATCTTGACCCTCTGCTTGAGGAGTACGAGTCGGAGTACCAGTATCTGTTCAAGCGAGTCTACGAGGAGGCCCACCGTAATGACGTTGTTCAACTGGAACATCACTACGGTTTGCCCAATGTCGCGCGCCGGTTGATCGAAGCCTTTCTCGCGTTTCGTTTTCCTGAGATGAGCGGGGATCTCGGCCCACGGCTCGAGCGTGTGAATTTCGACAATGCGAAAAAGACCCGCATCCTCCGCCTGCTCAACACTTACTCACACGCTGGCGCAATTGCTGATCCGGGGCACGATCTTTCTCTGCTCGCAGAAACCCAACCCGTATTGCGCGACACACTCGAAATGATGATGGCTGTCGACCGTGAGCATTACGACGGGCTATTGAAGCTGGTGGCGATTCAGCCCATCGAAGAACAAGGAGAACCGTAA
- a CDS encoding IclR family transcriptional regulator gives MHEDLEGKHGVQSLEVGMSLLKAMVGGQRAMMLKDIAAAADMPASKAHRYLVSLIRSGLVEQDPLSSRYTLGPFALNLGLVALDRLDRVRLGLTSITELRDAINETTALAVWGGHGPVIVRWERPRRPITVNVLTGTTLGLLSSAAGRVFAAWLPASQIDPLLQQELDNGKAPAGVSTLADAHALLAEVRASGMAAISGSSYMVRGVEALAAPVFNFKNEISLTLVVVGVEGSMDLSPDSALVGQLRQAAQALSMRMGATLLSLPQ, from the coding sequence ATGCATGAAGATCTGGAAGGCAAACACGGCGTGCAGTCGCTGGAAGTGGGCATGAGCCTGCTCAAGGCGATGGTGGGCGGGCAGCGGGCGATGATGCTCAAGGACATCGCCGCCGCCGCCGACATGCCGGCGTCCAAGGCACACCGCTATCTGGTCAGCCTGATTCGCAGCGGGCTGGTGGAGCAGGACCCGCTGTCCTCGCGCTACACCCTGGGGCCGTTTGCGCTGAACCTGGGCCTGGTGGCGCTGGACCGGCTGGACCGGGTGCGGCTGGGGCTGACCAGCATTACCGAGCTGCGCGACGCCATCAACGAAACCACGGCGCTGGCGGTGTGGGGCGGCCATGGGCCGGTGATTGTGCGCTGGGAGCGCCCACGCCGGCCCATTACCGTGAATGTGCTGACCGGCACCACGCTGGGCCTGCTGTCATCGGCGGCAGGCCGGGTATTTGCCGCCTGGCTGCCGGCCAGCCAGATTGATCCGCTGCTGCAGCAAGAGCTGGACAACGGCAAGGCCCCTGCCGGGGTCAGTACGCTGGCCGACGCCCACGCGCTGCTGGCCGAGGTGCGCGCCAGCGGCATGGCGGCGATTTCCGGCAGCAGCTATATGGTGCGCGGGGTAGAGGCGCTGGCCGCGCCAGTGTTCAATTTCAAGAATGAAATCTCGCTCACCCTGGTGGTAGTCGGCGTGGAAGGCAGCATGGATCTGTCGCCAGACAGCGCGCTGGTGGGCCAGCTGCGCCAGGCGGCCCAGGCCTTGTCGATGCGCATGGGTGCCACGCTGTTGTCCCTGCCGCAATAA
- a CDS encoding branched-chain amino acid ABC transporter permease, whose translation MMLAQLLQFLFSGLTVGATYALAALGFTLIYNASHVINFAQGEFIMLGGMLAVMFVQLGLPLPLALLLAIVLPALVGILVEKLAIEPVKGAETVSLIIITIGASLVIRGLVQVWLGKGAHSLPAFSGDTPIVLLGATLMPQSLWVLGVTAVVVALLWYFFKFTLLGKAMLATSYNSLAAELVGIHTGKVLFISFALSAALGALGGVLVTPITLTSYDVGIMLGLKGFVAAVVGGLGNGLGAVLGGLLVGLLEALGAGYVSSAYKDAIPFGLILFILFFMPQGLFGARTTERV comes from the coding sequence ATGATGCTGGCGCAGCTGCTGCAATTCCTGTTTTCCGGCCTGACGGTGGGGGCCACCTACGCGCTGGCGGCGCTGGGGTTCACCCTGATTTACAACGCCAGCCATGTGATCAACTTTGCCCAGGGTGAATTCATCATGCTGGGTGGCATGCTGGCGGTGATGTTTGTCCAGCTGGGCCTGCCTTTGCCGCTGGCCTTGCTGCTGGCCATCGTGCTGCCGGCGCTGGTGGGCATTCTGGTGGAAAAGCTCGCCATCGAGCCGGTGAAGGGTGCCGAAACCGTGTCGCTGATCATCATCACCATTGGTGCATCGCTGGTGATTCGTGGCCTGGTGCAGGTGTGGCTGGGCAAGGGCGCGCACAGCCTGCCGGCGTTTTCTGGTGACACGCCTATTGTGCTGCTGGGGGCCACGCTGATGCCGCAAAGCCTGTGGGTGCTTGGGGTCACCGCCGTGGTGGTGGCGCTGCTGTGGTATTTCTTCAAGTTCACCCTGCTGGGCAAGGCCATGCTGGCCACCTCGTACAACAGTCTGGCTGCCGAGCTGGTGGGGATTCACACCGGCAAGGTGCTGTTCATCAGCTTTGCCCTGTCGGCAGCGCTGGGTGCGCTGGGCGGGGTGCTGGTCACCCCCATCACCCTAACTTCTTACGACGTGGGCATCATGCTCGGCCTGAAAGGCTTTGTCGCCGCCGTGGTGGGCGGGCTGGGCAATGGCCTGGGGGCGGTGCTGGGCGGCTTGCTGGTGGGGCTGCTGGAAGCCTTGGGCGCGGGCTATGTGTCATCAGCCTACAAGGACGCCATCCCGTTTGGCCTGATTCTGTTCATCCTGTTTTTCATGCCTCAGGGGCTGTTTGGCGCCCGAACCACGGAGCGGGTGTAA
- a CDS encoding abortive infection family protein: MTLDWCPGIREACGHWRDAPMLQQTFEAMENNLEHNNDACIDCAKTVVEVVCRVVVESFHTQQNPLKPTQETPSLSDWLTAAIRALKLGDVRDDRFKKLVSSHHKLADALNDLRNKAGPASHGKDPYLARLAEHHRRSAVLAADAIVAFLHQAFLDAQLDPVSSREPWERFAEENTLIDAHVGLTVDAEDGDSPTLRFLLPGGDELPINIEVSRLLYQLDRDAYVEALNAARGAPAPAVEPVEGQGESA, translated from the coding sequence ATGACCTTGGATTGGTGCCCGGGGATTCGCGAGGCCTGCGGCCATTGGCGCGACGCGCCAATGTTGCAGCAGACCTTCGAGGCGATGGAGAACAATCTGGAGCACAACAACGATGCGTGCATCGACTGCGCCAAGACCGTCGTCGAGGTGGTCTGTCGCGTGGTGGTGGAAAGTTTTCACACCCAGCAAAACCCGCTCAAGCCCACACAGGAGACGCCATCGCTTTCGGACTGGCTGACGGCTGCAATTCGCGCGCTCAAACTTGGCGATGTCCGTGACGACCGGTTCAAGAAGCTGGTGTCCAGCCATCACAAGTTGGCCGACGCACTGAACGACCTGCGCAACAAGGCGGGCCCCGCCAGCCACGGCAAAGACCCGTATCTGGCGCGATTGGCAGAGCACCACCGGCGCAGCGCGGTTTTGGCTGCTGATGCCATCGTGGCCTTTCTGCATCAGGCCTTTCTGGATGCGCAGCTCGACCCGGTCAGCTCCCGCGAGCCGTGGGAGCGATTTGCAGAAGAAAACACGCTGATCGACGCGCACGTAGGGCTCACAGTGGATGCCGAGGACGGCGACTCGCCAACCTTGCGCTTCCTGCTGCCGGGCGGTGATGAGCTGCCCATCAACATAGAAGTCAGCCGTTTGCTTTACCAACTGGATCGGGATGCCTACGTCGAAGCGCTGAACGCGGCGCGCGGCGCACCTGCTCCGGCTGTGGAGCCCGTCGAAGGACAAGGAGAGTCAGCATGA
- a CDS encoding WYL domain-containing protein → MDVLAPVCRAIHAKRPIAIRYHSMSSGESERVIVPFALVDTGLRWHVRAFDRKSGEFRDFVVTRIEAPTLLDEEPQANEQPDNDIQWTRIVELDFVPHPRLERPEIIKMDYEMTDGSIRMRVRAAVAGYMLLRWRVDCSPDHRLKEEQYRLWLSDPLALYGVENAKLAPGYQAPAAKTSRKG, encoded by the coding sequence ATGGACGTGCTGGCCCCGGTCTGCCGGGCAATCCACGCCAAGCGGCCAATCGCCATCCGCTACCACTCGATGAGCAGCGGTGAGTCCGAGCGGGTCATCGTGCCATTTGCGCTGGTGGATACCGGCCTGCGCTGGCATGTCCGGGCCTTTGATCGCAAGAGCGGAGAGTTTCGGGACTTCGTCGTTACACGTATCGAAGCGCCAACGCTGCTTGATGAGGAGCCACAGGCCAACGAACAGCCGGACAACGACATCCAGTGGACGCGGATCGTCGAGCTGGACTTCGTGCCGCACCCGCGCCTTGAGCGCCCAGAGATCATCAAGATGGACTATGAGATGACCGACGGCTCGATTCGGATGCGCGTTCGCGCCGCTGTCGCTGGCTACATGCTGCTGCGCTGGCGCGTGGACTGCTCGCCCGATCACCGTCTAAAGGAAGAACAGTACCGCCTATGGCTCAGCGATCCGCTGGCGCTGTACGGCGTTGAGAACGCAAAGCTCGCGCCGGGGTATCAAGCCCCGGCAGCAAAGACATCACGCAAAGGATAA
- a CDS encoding class I SAM-dependent DNA methyltransferase, with amino-acid sequence MAQKDTAKNGNGGNLGFEADLFKTADKLRGNMEPSDYKHVALGLIFLKYISDAFEAKHKALLTEDAQAAEDKDEYIADNVFWVPKEARWSHLQANAKLPTIGTLIDDAMRVIEKDNESLKGVLPKDYARPALNKVMLGELIDLISGIALNEEGDRSKDILGRVYEYFLGQFAGAEGKRGGEFYTPRSVVRVLVEMLEPYTGRVYDPCCGSGGMFVQSEKFVQEHGGRIGDIAIYGQESNYTTWRLAKMNLAVRGIDSDIRWNNEGSFHKDELRDLKADYILANPPFNISDWGGDRLREDVRWKFGVPPVGNANYAWLQHIYHHLAPNGTAGVVLANGSMSSNQSGEGDIRKAMLEADAVDCMVALPGQLFYSTQIPACLWFLARNKNPGRGLRDRRGQVLFIDARKMGVLVDRTRRELADEEVQKIADTYHAWRGEKDAGEYADVAGFCKSASMEEIRKHGHVLTPGRYVGTGDLVKDDESFEERMTRLTIELGEQLAESAGLQATMREQLKLIGFPIVELEQ; translated from the coding sequence ATGGCACAGAAGGACACCGCCAAAAACGGTAACGGGGGCAACCTCGGCTTCGAGGCGGATCTTTTCAAGACCGCCGACAAGCTGCGCGGCAATATGGAGCCAAGCGACTACAAGCACGTCGCGCTCGGACTTATCTTCCTCAAGTACATCTCCGACGCCTTCGAGGCCAAGCACAAGGCGCTGCTGACTGAAGACGCACAGGCCGCAGAGGACAAGGACGAGTACATCGCGGACAACGTGTTCTGGGTGCCGAAGGAGGCGCGCTGGTCGCACCTGCAGGCCAACGCCAAGCTGCCCACCATCGGCACCTTGATCGATGACGCGATGCGCGTCATCGAGAAGGACAACGAATCGCTCAAGGGCGTGTTGCCCAAGGACTACGCCCGGCCCGCGCTCAACAAGGTGATGCTGGGCGAGCTGATCGACCTGATCTCCGGCATTGCGCTCAACGAGGAAGGCGACCGCTCCAAGGACATTCTCGGGCGCGTGTACGAGTATTTTTTGGGCCAGTTCGCTGGTGCCGAAGGCAAGCGCGGCGGTGAGTTCTACACGCCTCGCTCCGTGGTGCGCGTGCTGGTCGAAATGCTGGAACCGTACACGGGCCGCGTGTACGACCCGTGCTGCGGCTCAGGCGGGATGTTCGTGCAGTCGGAAAAGTTCGTGCAGGAGCACGGTGGTCGCATTGGGGACATCGCGATCTACGGGCAGGAGTCGAACTACACCACGTGGCGGCTAGCCAAGATGAACTTGGCGGTGCGGGGCATCGACTCCGACATCCGCTGGAACAACGAGGGCAGCTTCCACAAGGACGAACTGCGCGACCTCAAAGCCGACTACATCCTCGCCAACCCGCCCTTCAACATCTCCGACTGGGGCGGCGACCGCCTGCGTGAAGACGTGCGCTGGAAGTTCGGCGTGCCGCCCGTGGGCAATGCCAACTACGCCTGGCTCCAGCACATTTACCACCACCTTGCACCCAACGGCACAGCGGGCGTGGTGCTGGCCAACGGCTCGATGAGCTCTAACCAGTCGGGCGAAGGCGATATCCGCAAGGCGATGCTCGAGGCCGACGCGGTGGATTGCATGGTGGCGCTACCTGGGCAGCTCTTTTACTCCACGCAGATCCCCGCTTGCCTGTGGTTCCTGGCCCGCAACAAGAACCCTGGCCGTGGTCTGCGTGACCGGCGTGGGCAAGTGCTGTTCATCGACGCCCGCAAGATGGGCGTTCTGGTGGATCGCACCCGGCGCGAACTCGCCGACGAGGAGGTCCAGAAGATCGCTGACACCTACCACGCTTGGCGCGGCGAGAAAGACGCCGGGGAGTACGCTGACGTGGCTGGCTTCTGCAAGTCGGCATCGATGGAGGAGATCCGCAAACACGGCCATGTGCTGACTCCCGGGCGCTATGTTGGGACTGGGGACCTCGTCAAGGACGATGAGTCCTTCGAAGAACGAATGACTCGACTCACGATAGAGCTAGGGGAGCAGCTCGCAGAGTCAGCAGGCCTTCAAGCGACGATGCGAGAGCAGCTAAAGCTCATTGGGTTTCCAATTGTGGAGCTCGAGCAATGA